In Thunnus thynnus chromosome 13, fThuThy2.1, whole genome shotgun sequence, the following proteins share a genomic window:
- the LOC137195061 gene encoding histone H4, translated as MSGRGKGGKGLGKGGAKRHRKVLRDNIQGITKPAIRRLARRGGVKRISGLIYEETRGVLKVFLENVIRDAVTYTEHAKRKTVTAMDVVYALKRQGRTLYGFGG; from the coding sequence ATGAGTGGAAGAGGCAAGGGAGGTAAAGGACTCGGTAAAGGAGGCGCCAAGCGTCACCGTAAAGTTCTCCGTGATAACATCCAGGGAATCACCAAACCCGCCATCCGCCGTCTGGCTCGCCGCGGCGGAGTCAAGCGTATCTCCGGTCTGATCTACGAGGAGACCCGCGGTGTGCTGAAGGTGTTCCTGGAGAACGTGATCCGCGATGCCGTCACCTACACCGAGCACGCCAAGAGGAAGACCGTGACCGCCATGGACGTGGTTTACGCACTGAAGAGGCAGGGCCGCACCCTGTACGGCTTTGGAGGTTAA
- the LOC137196098 gene encoding histone H2B 3-like, whose amino-acid sequence MPDPVKAPKKGSKKAVSKATKTGKKKRKTRKESYAIYVYKVLKQVHPDTGISSKAMGIMNSFVGDIFERIAGEASRLAHYNKRSTITSREIQTAVRLLLPGELAKHAVSEGTKAVTKYTSSK is encoded by the coding sequence ATGCCTGACCCAGTCAAAGCCCCGAAGAAAGGCTCCAAGAAGGCCGTGTCTAAAGCCACCAAGACCggcaagaagaagagaaagacccGCAAGGAGAGCTACGCCATCTACGTGTACAAGGTGCTGAAGCAGGTCCACCCCGACACCGGCATCTCCTCCAAGGCCATGGGCATCATGAACTCCTTTGTGGGAGACATCTTTGAGCGTATCGCCGGTGAGGCTTCCCGCCTTGCTCACTACAACAAGCGCTCCACCATCACCTCCAGGGAGATCCAGACCGCCGTCCGCCTGCTGCTGCCCGGTGAGCTGGCCAAACACGCCGTGTCTGAGGGCACCAAGGCCGTCACCAAGTACACCAGCTCCAAGTAA